Proteins from a genomic interval of Pantoea deleyi:
- a CDS encoding helix-turn-helix transcriptional regulator — MEYCFTLRFSLPEGHEPADAMLETLAASGCHDALIGLGMPGRIALEFIREADSATAALIQAEADVQRAIPGATLVEAAPDFVGLTDVAEIVGMTRQNMRKLMLSHRPPFPLPVHDGKTAIWHLSDVLEWLSQRGDYALPAATRELARVTRQRNLNGSLQRYGVQA, encoded by the coding sequence ATGGAATATTGTTTTACACTGCGGTTCAGCCTGCCGGAAGGGCATGAGCCGGCGGATGCGATGCTGGAAACGCTGGCCGCGTCAGGCTGTCATGATGCGCTGATCGGGCTGGGGATGCCAGGCCGGATCGCCCTGGAGTTTATCCGGGAAGCGGACTCGGCAACGGCGGCGCTGATTCAGGCGGAAGCGGATGTGCAGCGTGCCATTCCGGGCGCCACGCTGGTGGAGGCCGCCCCCGATTTTGTCGGCTTAACGGATGTGGCAGAGATCGTCGGCATGACCCGGCAGAATATGCGCAAGCTGATGCTCAGCCATCGTCCTCCCTTTCCGCTGCCCGTGCATGACGGCAAAACCGCTATCTGGCATCTGTCGGATGTGCTGGAGTGGCTGAGCCAGCGCGGTGACTATGCGCTGCCTGCCGCGACCCGCGAGCTGGCCCGGGTCACCCGGCAGCGCAATCTCAACGGGTCGCTGCAACGCTATGGCGTGCAGGCCTGA
- the mgtE gene encoding magnesium transporter, which produces MSASHSQRLSEIRHRILTLLLNEHDLVDALLEKSGDLSPEQQRENAVRRDALEQDILQLHAADLADILEALPEEERQALWRLVPNERRGHVLVEASETVWASLTEEMSDRDILRAIQPLDIDDQVWLARYLPRDLTGRLLATVEPALRARMLSMVQLDRDRVGRVMDFNILTVREDVTLATVQRFLRKRKSMPGGTDKLFITNKQNQLLGELMLTDILLNKPTTRVSDVMNPRPTTFQLNDKAEDAASAFERYNLISAAVTDAKGKLIGRVTIEDIIDLVNAENESNIRKMGGISQEEDVFAPVRKSVRKRWAWLAINLCTAFVASRVIGLFEGTISQIVALATLMPIVAGIGGNTGNQTITMIVRALALHQVEPGNFSFLIVRELGVALINGLFWGGIMGAITWLMYDNMALGGVMMLAMALNLLLAALMGVLVPLVMTKMKRDPAVGSSVLITALTDTGGFFIFLGLATLFLLPH; this is translated from the coding sequence GTGTCTGCCTCTCACTCTCAACGTTTAAGTGAAATACGTCATCGCATTCTGACGCTGCTGCTCAACGAGCACGATCTGGTTGATGCGCTGCTGGAGAAATCCGGCGATCTCAGCCCTGAGCAGCAACGTGAAAATGCGGTCCGGCGCGATGCGCTGGAACAGGACATTCTGCAACTGCACGCCGCTGACCTCGCGGATATTCTCGAAGCCTTGCCCGAGGAGGAGCGTCAGGCGCTGTGGCGGCTGGTGCCGAATGAACGGCGCGGCCATGTGCTGGTGGAAGCCTCTGAAACGGTCTGGGCCAGTCTGACCGAAGAGATGAGCGACCGCGATATCCTGCGCGCCATCCAGCCACTGGATATCGATGACCAGGTCTGGCTGGCGCGTTATCTGCCTCGCGACCTGACCGGACGCCTGCTGGCGACCGTCGAGCCTGCGCTGCGTGCCCGTATGCTGAGTATGGTGCAGCTTGACCGTGACCGCGTGGGCCGCGTAATGGATTTCAATATCCTGACGGTGCGCGAAGATGTCACGCTGGCGACCGTGCAGCGTTTTCTGCGCAAGCGCAAAAGCATGCCTGGCGGTACCGATAAACTCTTTATCACCAATAAACAGAATCAGCTGCTGGGTGAGCTGATGCTGACCGATATCCTGCTTAATAAACCGACCACGCGGGTCAGCGACGTGATGAACCCGCGGCCAACCACCTTTCAGCTCAACGACAAAGCCGAAGATGCGGCCAGCGCCTTTGAACGTTATAACCTGATCTCTGCCGCCGTCACTGATGCAAAGGGCAAACTGATTGGCCGCGTCACCATCGAAGACATCATCGACCTGGTGAATGCCGAAAACGAAAGCAACATCCGTAAAATGGGGGGTATCAGTCAGGAAGAGGACGTGTTCGCGCCGGTTCGCAAATCGGTGCGCAAACGCTGGGCCTGGCTGGCTATCAACCTCTGCACCGCCTTTGTCGCCTCCCGGGTTATCGGCCTGTTTGAAGGCACCATTTCCCAGATCGTGGCGCTGGCGACGCTGATGCCGATCGTCGCCGGTATCGGCGGCAATACCGGCAACCAGACCATCACCATGATTGTGCGGGCGCTGGCCTTACATCAGGTTGAACCGGGTAACTTCTCGTTTCTGATCGTTCGTGAACTCGGCGTTGCGCTGATCAACGGTCTGTTCTGGGGCGGCATCATGGGCGCCATTACCTGGCTGATGTATGACAATATGGCGCTCGGCGGCGTGATGATGCTGGCGATGGCGCTGAATCTGCTGCTGGCCGCACTGATGGGCGTTCTGGTGCCGCTGGTCATGACCAAAATGAAGCGTGATCCGGCGGTGGGCTCCAGCGTCCTGATCACTGCGCTGACCGATACCGGCGGCTTCTTTATCTTCCTGGGGCTGGCGACGCTCTTCCTGCTGCCGCACTGA
- a CDS encoding YfgG family protein gives MNSAISPRRRQKTGTMTRIVLLISFIILVSRLIFILPAAFEHHQQQKTSPEPVVITTGDTR, from the coding sequence GTGAACAGCGCTATTTCTCCCCGAAGACGTCAGAAAACCGGCACCATGACCCGTATTGTGTTGCTGATCAGTTTTATCATTCTTGTTAGTCGCCTGATTTTTATCCTGCCTGCTGCCTTCGAGCATCATCAGCAACAGAAAACGAGCCCCGAGCCGGTTGTCATCACAACAGGTGATACGCGCTAA
- the tehB gene encoding tellurite resistance methyltransferase TehB encodes MTQPTAPISGDNYFAETYGLTPPHSEVVAALPKLTVGKALDLGCGVGRNTLFLNQHGFDVTAWDHNPQSLARLQAIIEQEALSGIHTGQRDLNNTRFNGGFDFVLSTVVMMFLQPQTIPQLIADMQACTVRNGYNLIVAAMNTPDMPCPSDFAFAFKSGELSHYYRNWHIVKYNEHPGQLHRTDENGNRITCRFATLLAQKASY; translated from the coding sequence ATGACACAACCAACCGCACCGATTTCAGGCGATAACTATTTCGCCGAAACCTATGGCCTGACGCCGCCCCACTCCGAAGTGGTGGCCGCGCTGCCTAAGCTGACCGTCGGCAAGGCACTTGACCTGGGCTGCGGCGTGGGCCGCAATACGCTGTTTCTGAATCAGCACGGTTTTGACGTCACGGCGTGGGATCACAACCCACAGAGCCTGGCGCGCCTGCAGGCCATTATTGAGCAGGAGGCGCTCAGCGGCATCCACACCGGGCAGCGTGACCTGAATAATACGCGCTTCAACGGCGGCTTCGACTTTGTGCTGTCGACCGTGGTGATGATGTTTCTGCAGCCGCAGACCATTCCTCAGCTGATTGCCGATATGCAGGCCTGCACCGTCAGAAACGGCTATAACCTGATTGTTGCGGCGATGAACACGCCGGATATGCCCTGCCCGTCGGATTTCGCCTTTGCGTTTAAGTCGGGTGAACTCAGCCACTACTACCGCAACTGGCACATCGTAAAATACAACGAGCACCCCGGTCAGCTGCATCGCACCGACGAAAACGGCAACCGCATTACCTGCCGTTTCGCTACGCTGCTGGCGCAGAAGGCGAGCTACTGA
- the ppx gene encoding exopolyphosphatase, with product MPISHKSTPKPQEFAAIDLGSNSFHMVIARVVDGAMQVLGRLKQRVHLADGLDAQHNLSEEAMERGLACLALFAERLQGFSPSNVTIVGTHTLREAVNAETFLQRAAEVIPYPIEVISGHEEARLIFMGVEHTQPEKGRKLVIDIGGGSTELVIGEDFEPQLVESRRMGCVSFAQLYFPKGEISRENFRRARLAAAQKLETLAWQYRLHGWQYALGASGTIKAACEVLQAMDEKEKLITPERLDKLYDEVMKHKSFAALSLPGLSEERKGVFVPGLAILCGVFDALAIRELRLSDGALREGVLYEMEGRFRHQDIRSRTAQSLANHYAIDSDQARRVLDTTEQLYLQWSEQNPKLANPQLAALLKWAAMLHEVGLTINHSGLQRHSAYILQNTNLPGFNQDQQMLLAALVRFHRKAVKLDELPRVTLFKKKQFVPLIFLLRLGTLLNNQRQATTRPDSLTLKCDDGHWTLVFPAGYFSQNNLVQLDLEREQVYWNDVTGWKLILEEEA from the coding sequence ATGCCAATTTCTCATAAAAGTACGCCAAAACCCCAGGAGTTTGCGGCGATTGACCTGGGCTCGAACAGTTTCCATATGGTGATTGCGCGGGTTGTCGATGGTGCGATGCAGGTACTGGGTCGCCTTAAGCAGCGCGTTCATCTGGCTGACGGGCTGGATGCGCAGCATAACCTCAGCGAGGAGGCGATGGAGCGCGGGCTGGCCTGCCTGGCCCTGTTCGCCGAGCGTTTGCAGGGATTCAGTCCCAGCAACGTGACGATCGTCGGCACCCATACGCTGCGTGAAGCGGTCAACGCCGAAACCTTCCTGCAGCGTGCGGCCGAGGTGATCCCCTACCCTATCGAGGTGATTTCGGGCCATGAAGAGGCGCGTCTGATCTTTATGGGCGTGGAGCATACGCAGCCGGAGAAAGGCCGTAAGCTGGTCATCGATATCGGCGGCGGCTCTACCGAACTGGTGATTGGCGAGGATTTTGAACCGCAGCTGGTCGAGAGCCGCCGTATGGGTTGCGTCAGCTTCGCTCAGCTCTACTTCCCGAAAGGCGAAATCAGCCGTGAAAACTTCCGTCGCGCCCGTTTAGCGGCGGCGCAGAAGCTGGAAACGCTGGCGTGGCAGTACCGTCTGCATGGCTGGCAGTATGCGCTGGGCGCCTCCGGAACCATCAAAGCCGCCTGCGAAGTGCTGCAGGCGATGGATGAGAAAGAGAAGCTGATTACGCCGGAGCGCCTCGATAAACTCTATGACGAGGTGATGAAACATAAATCCTTTGCGGCCCTGAGCCTGCCGGGCCTCTCCGAAGAGCGCAAAGGGGTGTTTGTGCCGGGACTGGCGATCCTGTGTGGTGTGTTTGATGCGCTGGCGATTCGTGAGCTGCGCCTCTCTGACGGCGCGCTGCGTGAAGGCGTGCTGTATGAGATGGAAGGCCGTTTCCGCCATCAGGATATCCGCAGCCGGACGGCGCAGAGCCTGGCGAACCACTACGCTATCGACAGCGATCAGGCGCGTCGCGTGCTGGACACCACCGAGCAGCTCTATCTGCAGTGGAGCGAGCAGAACCCGAAACTGGCGAACCCGCAGCTGGCAGCCCTGCTGAAGTGGGCGGCGATGCTGCATGAGGTGGGCCTGACCATCAATCACAGCGGCCTGCAACGCCACTCGGCCTATATCCTGCAAAATACTAACCTGCCGGGCTTCAATCAGGATCAGCAGATGCTGCTGGCGGCGCTGGTAAGATTCCACCGTAAAGCGGTGAAGCTGGATGAGCTGCCGCGCGTCACGCTGTTCAAGAAAAAGCAGTTTGTGCCGCTGATTTTCCTGCTGCGCCTGGGTACGCTGCTGAATAATCAGCGCCAGGCCACCACCCGTCCTGACTCCTTAACCCTGAAGTGCGATGACGGCCACTGGACGCTGGTTTTCCCGGCGGGCTACTTCAGCCAGAACAACCTGGTCCAGCTCGACCTTGAGCGTGAGCAGGTGTACTGGAATGACGTCACGGGATGGAAACTGATCCTCGAAGAAGAAGCCTGA
- the ppk1 gene encoding polyphosphate kinase 1 yields the protein MGQVKLYIEKELSWLSFNERVLQEAADKSNPLIERMRFLGIYSNNLDEFYKVRFADLKRRILIGEEQGSATTPRHLFKKIQQRVMKSDQEFDALYNELLLEMARNQIFLINERQLSLNQQAWLRHYFKHELRQHISPILITHETDLTEFLKDDYTYLAVEIIRGDDIRYALLEIPSDKVPRFINLPAEPPRRRKPMILLDNILRYCLDDIFKGFYDYDALNAYSMKMTRDAEYDLVTEMESSLLELMSSSLKQRLTAEPVRFVYQRDMPEAMVALLCHKLSISNFDSILPGGRYHNFKDFIGFPNVGKNNLINRPLPQIRHIGFDGFRNGFDAIRNRDVLLYYPYHTFEHVLELLRQASFDPSVLAIKINIYRVAKHSRIMDAMIHAAYNGKKVTVVVELQARFDEEANIYWAKRLTEAGVHVIFSAPGLKIHAKLFLISRREGEEIVRYAHIGTGNFNEKTARLYTDYSLLTADARITNEVRRVFNFIENPYRPVTFDHLMVSPQNSRRMLYELIDTEIANAQQNKPSGITLKINNLVDKGLVDRLYTASSVGVKVNLLVRGMCSLIPDLPGISENIRVISIVDRYLEHDRVYIFENGGDKKVFLSSADWMTRNIDYRIEVAVAILDPHIRQRILDIIAIQLSDTVKARIVDKELSNHYVQRGNRRKVRSQLAIYDYIKNLEQPE from the coding sequence ATGGGTCAGGTAAAGCTTTACATTGAAAAAGAATTAAGCTGGTTATCTTTTAATGAACGGGTTTTGCAGGAAGCCGCAGACAAAAGCAATCCACTGATTGAGCGGATGCGCTTTCTGGGCATCTACTCCAACAATCTCGACGAATTCTATAAAGTGCGGTTTGCCGATCTGAAACGCCGCATTCTGATTGGCGAAGAGCAGGGTTCTGCCACTACGCCACGCCATCTGTTCAAAAAAATCCAGCAGCGGGTGATGAAGTCCGATCAGGAGTTTGATGCGCTCTATAACGAGCTGCTGCTGGAGATGGCGCGTAATCAGATCTTCCTGATCAACGAACGCCAGCTCTCTCTTAACCAGCAGGCGTGGCTGCGCCACTATTTCAAGCATGAACTGCGTCAGCATATCTCGCCAATTCTGATCACCCATGAAACCGACCTGACCGAATTCCTTAAAGACGATTACACCTATCTGGCGGTAGAGATTATCCGCGGTGACGACATCCGCTATGCGCTGCTGGAGATCCCGTCCGATAAGGTGCCGCGCTTTATTAACCTGCCGGCTGAGCCGCCGCGCCGCCGCAAACCGATGATCCTGCTGGATAACATCCTGCGTTACTGCCTGGATGACATTTTTAAAGGCTTCTATGACTACGACGCGCTCAACGCCTATTCGATGAAAATGACGCGTGACGCGGAGTACGATCTGGTAACGGAGATGGAGTCCAGCCTGCTGGAGCTGATGTCCTCCAGCCTGAAGCAGCGCCTGACCGCAGAGCCGGTGCGCTTCGTCTATCAGCGTGACATGCCGGAGGCGATGGTCGCGTTACTGTGCCACAAACTTTCCATCTCGAACTTTGACTCCATCCTGCCGGGCGGCCGCTACCACAACTTTAAAGACTTCATCGGCTTCCCGAACGTCGGCAAAAATAACCTGATTAACCGCCCACTGCCGCAGATCCGTCACATCGGCTTTGATGGCTTTCGCAATGGCTTTGATGCCATCCGCAACCGCGACGTGCTGCTCTACTACCCCTATCACACGTTTGAGCATGTGCTGGAGCTGCTGCGTCAGGCGTCATTTGACCCCAGCGTGCTGGCGATCAAGATCAACATCTACCGCGTCGCGAAACACTCGCGCATCATGGATGCGATGATCCACGCCGCCTACAACGGCAAAAAGGTTACGGTGGTGGTAGAACTGCAGGCACGCTTCGATGAAGAGGCCAATATCTACTGGGCCAAGCGTCTGACCGAAGCGGGCGTGCATGTCATCTTCTCCGCGCCGGGTCTGAAGATCCACGCCAAGCTGTTCCTCATCTCGCGTCGCGAAGGCGAAGAGATTGTGCGCTATGCGCATATCGGCACCGGCAACTTTAACGAGAAAACCGCGCGACTCTACACGGACTACTCCCTGCTGACGGCCGACGCGCGCATCACGAATGAGGTGCGCCGGGTCTTCAACTTTATCGAGAACCCCTACCGGCCGGTGACCTTCGATCACCTGATGGTGTCACCGCAGAACTCGCGCCGGATGCTCTATGAACTGATCGACACCGAAATCGCCAACGCCCAGCAGAATAAGCCCAGCGGCATTACTCTGAAAATCAACAATCTGGTGGACAAAGGGCTGGTTGATCGGCTTTATACAGCCTCCAGCGTGGGAGTGAAGGTGAATCTCCTGGTGCGCGGGATGTGCTCGCTGATCCCGGATCTGCCCGGGATCAGCGAAAATATTCGCGTCATCAGTATCGTTGACCGTTATCTGGAACACGATCGCGTCTATATTTTTGAGAATGGCGGCGATAAAAAGGTGTTCCTCTCCTCCGCTGACTGGATGACGCGTAACATCGATTACCGCATCGAAGTGGCCGTGGCGATCCTCGATCCCCATATCCGGCAGCGCATACTCGACATTATTGCCATTCAGTTGAGTGATACGGTGAAAGCCCGCATCGTCGATAAAGAGCTGAGTAATCACTACGTCCAGCGCGGCAATCGTCGTAAAGTGCGCTCGCAGCTGGCGATTTATGATTACATCAAGAACCTGGAACAACCTGAATAA
- a CDS encoding ABC transporter permease subunit has protein sequence MSVNHIPVQFSDRKRRAVDRLTRRLITCCGVAILLLMLLLFCWLIGVVLPLFSAPGVQMMPSQQLWDRAPAVATGNLGRVGWRISSQGAARFIPLDGQPAEPALALTPPPDEVVRSSDEQTLLLNMQGALTLMQPTADGQWHFPLGDKPFHLPDGAVTKMALATRHAGQWRIAALTGAGLRVLTLGTDRQASVFSLPQDRLDLLALSPSGDLLYTTEGSLLRVWQLDDDQAQLRETHTLPQRPQSLHLLVGGRTLLIQDRSGITQWFAIASEQGPRLQRIRTFADSQSDDNTLLVTESQRRVFATIDPQGLLRLFASKQPGPILQRQLAPGIVQAQFSPQGDSLLIERAGNWQRLRLDNPWPDVTWRSFWQKIWYENYPAPDWVWQSTAAGDSYQAKFSLMPMVTGTLKAASLALLFATPLALAAAMYTAWFMSPGLRRWVKPAIEMMGALPSVVVGLIAGIWLAPHIGQALVGVLLLPLTLAGSLLLCGVFSARLPPRWRQPGREVLILLPLLLLVTLLTLWLPTLFIPDAGDWLPHYEQRNLLVAALAMGFALVPLIFTLSEDALFSVPAALGQGSLALGATPWQTLTRVVLPGASAGIFAALMIGLGRAVGETMILLMATGNTPQSEGGLFSGLRALSANIAIEMPEAVAGSAHYRVLFLSALMLLIFTLVINTVAELIRQRLRQRYSQQEEQA, from the coding sequence ATGAGCGTAAACCACATTCCTGTCCAATTCAGCGATCGTAAGCGTCGTGCCGTTGATCGGCTGACGCGGCGGCTGATCACATGCTGTGGCGTGGCGATCCTGCTGTTGATGCTGCTGCTGTTTTGCTGGCTGATTGGCGTGGTGCTTCCGCTGTTCAGTGCGCCGGGCGTGCAGATGATGCCGAGCCAGCAGCTCTGGGATCGTGCGCCCGCTGTCGCCACCGGCAACCTGGGCCGGGTCGGCTGGCGGATCAGCAGTCAGGGCGCCGCCCGGTTTATTCCGCTGGATGGCCAGCCTGCTGAACCGGCGCTGGCGCTGACGCCGCCGCCTGATGAGGTAGTGCGGAGCAGTGATGAACAGACGCTGCTGCTGAATATGCAGGGCGCGCTGACGCTGATGCAGCCCACCGCTGACGGGCAGTGGCATTTTCCGCTGGGCGACAAACCCTTTCATCTGCCCGACGGCGCGGTGACGAAGATGGCGCTGGCGACGCGCCATGCCGGTCAGTGGCGCATTGCGGCGCTCACGGGAGCCGGGCTGCGGGTGCTGACGCTCGGCACCGATCGCCAGGCCTCGGTGTTCTCCCTGCCGCAGGATCGGCTGGATCTGCTGGCTCTCTCTCCCTCAGGCGATCTGCTCTATACCACGGAGGGCAGCCTGCTGCGCGTCTGGCAACTGGATGACGACCAGGCTCAGCTGCGAGAAACCCACACGCTGCCGCAGCGCCCGCAAAGCCTGCACCTGCTGGTGGGCGGCAGAACGCTGCTGATTCAGGATCGTAGCGGTATCACGCAGTGGTTCGCTATCGCCAGCGAGCAGGGGCCGCGCCTGCAGCGTATCCGGACATTTGCCGACAGCCAGAGCGATGACAACACGCTGCTGGTGACGGAATCACAACGGCGGGTGTTTGCGACGATCGACCCGCAGGGGCTGTTACGCCTCTTCGCCAGCAAGCAGCCCGGCCCGATTCTGCAGCGTCAGCTGGCGCCCGGCATCGTGCAGGCGCAGTTTTCACCGCAGGGCGACAGCCTGCTGATTGAGCGGGCGGGAAACTGGCAGCGCCTGCGGCTCGACAATCCCTGGCCGGACGTCACCTGGCGCAGCTTCTGGCAAAAAATCTGGTATGAAAACTATCCCGCACCCGACTGGGTCTGGCAGTCCACCGCGGCGGGCGACAGCTATCAGGCCAAGTTCAGCCTGATGCCGATGGTCACAGGAACGTTAAAGGCGGCCAGCCTAGCGCTGCTGTTTGCCACCCCGCTGGCGCTGGCCGCGGCGATGTACACCGCCTGGTTCATGTCACCCGGATTACGGCGCTGGGTGAAGCCGGCCATCGAGATGATGGGCGCGCTGCCGAGCGTGGTGGTCGGGCTGATTGCCGGGATCTGGCTGGCACCGCATATCGGACAGGCGCTGGTGGGCGTCCTGCTGCTGCCGCTGACGCTGGCGGGCTCGTTACTGCTGTGCGGCGTGTTCAGCGCCCGCTTACCGCCGCGCTGGCGGCAGCCGGGCCGTGAGGTGCTGATTCTGCTGCCGCTGCTGTTGCTGGTCACGCTGCTGACGCTGTGGCTGCCCACGCTGTTTATTCCGGATGCGGGCGACTGGCTGCCCCATTATGAGCAGCGCAATCTGCTGGTCGCGGCGCTGGCGATGGGCTTTGCGCTGGTGCCCCTGATTTTTACGCTTTCCGAAGATGCCCTGTTCAGCGTACCGGCCGCCCTGGGGCAGGGATCGCTGGCGCTGGGGGCCACGCCGTGGCAGACCCTGACCCGCGTCGTGCTGCCCGGCGCCTCGGCCGGTATCTTTGCCGCGCTGATGATTGGGCTGGGGCGGGCCGTGGGCGAAACCATGATTCTGCTGATGGCCACCGGTAACACGCCGCAGAGTGAAGGCGGGCTGTTCAGCGGCCTGCGTGCGCTGTCGGCGAATATCGCCATTGAGATGCCCGAAGCGGTGGCGGGCAGTGCCCATTATCGCGTGCTGTTTCTCAGCGCCCTGATGCTGCTGATCTTTACGCTGGTGATTAACACCGTGGCCGAACTGATTCGTCAGCGGCTGCGTCAGCGCTACAGTCAGCAGGAGGAGCAGGCATGA
- the pstA gene encoding phosphate ABC transporter permease PstA — translation MKAMRQNDRWRWLTAGAVTVCLLAFTLLIGLLAWQGVRAFWPQRVDLYTFSQPEGGETRLLGETLEHQRHFPAPADEQGNRGGQVHRYLVKTGNRDWDAPDFRVIYSRTAAQVSQPADIMVLQRRSHGLAYGWFVGLREDNEELTARHPDALLHQRLGQVQTLVRQANQIRRVDMARLNNQREDLDEQAARNRAAGRFDLQAESEYQANQAALQRRFNQLSETLAALQQQSQRDLLILRDVQGTEHAIPLTEIVDSWQPNAMTLSGKTVHFLHQLWRFVSDTPAEGESESGAFPAIFGTVLMVLLMSVVVMPLGVIAAIWLHEYAGRHALTRLVRIAVVNLAGVPSIVYGVFGLGFFVWLAGGTIDRLFFSSALPNPTFGTPGLLWASLTLALLTLPVVIVATEEGLSRIPNSLRQGSLALGATQAETLWNVVLPMAVPAMLTGLILAVARAAGETAPLMLVGVVKMVPELPVDAVFPYLHLDRKFMHLGFQIYDLAFQSPNIEADRPLVFATALLLVLIILSLNLLAMGLRHRLRERYRLMTQ, via the coding sequence ATGAAGGCGATGCGACAGAACGACCGCTGGCGCTGGTTAACCGCCGGGGCCGTCACGGTCTGCCTGCTGGCGTTTACGCTGCTCATCGGGCTGCTGGCCTGGCAGGGCGTTCGGGCTTTCTGGCCGCAGCGCGTGGATCTCTATACGTTCAGTCAGCCGGAAGGCGGCGAGACACGCCTGCTGGGCGAAACCCTGGAACATCAGCGTCACTTTCCGGCGCCGGCAGATGAGCAGGGCAACCGCGGCGGACAGGTTCATCGCTATCTGGTGAAAACCGGTAACCGCGACTGGGATGCGCCTGATTTCCGGGTCATCTACAGCCGTACCGCCGCGCAGGTCAGCCAGCCAGCGGATATCATGGTGCTGCAGCGGCGCAGCCACGGCCTGGCCTATGGCTGGTTTGTCGGCTTGCGGGAAGACAATGAAGAGTTAACCGCCCGGCATCCCGATGCGCTGCTGCATCAGCGGCTGGGGCAGGTGCAGACGCTGGTGCGGCAGGCAAATCAGATCCGGCGGGTCGATATGGCGCGCCTCAACAACCAGCGTGAAGATCTGGATGAGCAGGCGGCCAGAAACCGCGCGGCCGGGCGCTTCGATCTGCAGGCTGAATCGGAATATCAGGCCAATCAGGCCGCCCTGCAGCGCCGCTTTAATCAGCTGAGCGAGACGCTCGCGGCCCTGCAACAGCAGAGTCAGCGCGATTTGCTTATCCTGCGTGACGTCCAGGGCACCGAACATGCGATTCCCCTGACCGAAATCGTCGACAGCTGGCAGCCGAACGCCATGACGCTGAGCGGCAAAACGGTGCATTTTCTGCATCAGCTGTGGCGTTTTGTCAGCGACACGCCTGCCGAAGGCGAAAGCGAGTCCGGGGCGTTTCCGGCGATTTTCGGCACCGTGCTGATGGTGCTGCTGATGTCGGTGGTGGTGATGCCGCTGGGCGTTATCGCCGCCATCTGGCTGCATGAATATGCCGGACGTCACGCGCTGACGAGGCTGGTGCGTATTGCGGTGGTCAATCTGGCTGGTGTGCCCTCCATCGTCTACGGCGTCTTTGGCCTGGGATTCTTTGTCTGGCTGGCGGGCGGCACGATCGATCGGCTGTTCTTCAGCAGCGCGCTGCCGAACCCTACGTTTGGCACGCCTGGCTTGCTCTGGGCATCGCTGACGCTGGCCCTGCTGACGCTGCCCGTGGTGATTGTGGCGACCGAAGAGGGGCTATCCCGCATTCCCAACAGCCTGCGTCAGGGGTCGCTGGCGCTGGGGGCCACTCAGGCGGAAACGCTGTGGAATGTGGTCCTGCCGATGGCGGTGCCGGCCATGCTGACCGGCCTGATTCTGGCCGTCGCGCGTGCCGCCGGGGAAACCGCGCCGCTGATGCTGGTGGGCGTGGTCAAGATGGTGCCGGAGCTGCCGGTGGATGCGGTGTTCCCTTATCTGCATCTGGACCGCAAGTTTATGCATCTGGGCTTCCAGATTTACGATCTGGCGTTTCAGAGTCCGAATATTGAGGCTGACCGGCCGCTGGTCTTCGCGACCGCGCTGCTGCTGGTGCTGATTATTCTCTCACTGAATCTGCTGGCGATGGGTCTGCGTCACCGTCTGCGTGAACGCTATCGTCTTATGACTCAATAA
- the pstB gene encoding phosphate ABC transporter ATP-binding protein PstB — protein MTSDTDIALTVNQLSLWYGERQALQDISLQVPKNRITALIGPSGCGKSTLLRCFNRMNDVIDHCRVGGDVLLGSQSILRPEQDLSALRRRVGMVFQRPNPFPKSIYENVVYGLRLQGVRDRRVLNEACERALRAAALWSEVKDQLSQNALTLSTGQQQRLVIARAIAIEPEVLLLDEPTSALDPISTLVIEELMTTLRQHFTLVLVTHNMQQASRVSDYTAFMHQGTLVEFDETDRIFTAPKQRRTEDYITGRYG, from the coding sequence ATGACATCCGACACGGATATCGCGCTGACCGTTAACCAGCTGTCGCTGTGGTATGGCGAGCGCCAGGCGCTGCAGGATATTTCGCTGCAGGTGCCAAAAAACAGGATTACCGCGCTGATCGGGCCGTCAGGCTGTGGTAAATCGACGCTGCTGCGCTGCTTTAACCGCATGAACGATGTGATCGATCACTGCCGGGTCGGGGGTGACGTGCTGCTGGGCTCGCAGTCGATCCTGCGTCCCGAACAGGATCTCTCGGCGCTGCGCCGACGGGTCGGCATGGTGTTTCAGCGGCCCAATCCCTTTCCTAAATCGATCTACGAAAATGTGGTCTACGGGCTGCGTCTGCAGGGCGTGCGCGATCGGCGGGTGCTGAACGAAGCCTGCGAGCGGGCGCTGCGGGCGGCGGCGCTCTGGAGTGAGGTGAAAGATCAGCTGTCGCAGAATGCGCTGACGCTCTCTACCGGTCAGCAGCAGCGTCTGGTGATCGCCCGCGCCATCGCCATTGAGCCGGAAGTGCTGCTGCTGGATGAGCCGACCTCCGCGCTGGACCCTATCTCCACGCTGGTGATTGAAGAGCTGATGACCACGCTCAGGCAGCATTTCACGCTGGTGCTGGTGACGCATAACATGCAGCAGGCGTCGCGCGTCTCCGATTACACCGCGTTTATGCATCAGGGCACGTTAGTGGAGTTTGACGAGACCGATCGCATCTTCACCGCACCGAAACAGCGCCGGACCGAAGATTATATTACGGGGCGCTACGGCTGA